One region of Erythrobacter insulae genomic DNA includes:
- a CDS encoding iron-sulfur cluster assembly scaffold protein translates to MLVETTAAKLYSPALLALSTGLADYPFDDSLQSISEARSRTCGSSIKIGLSRDDAGRISKVGMQVAACAVGQSSAAILAQHITGRSLDDLAAAYAALAGWLSGEGNRPDWPLIEQLTPALPYPGRHDAILLPWRAAVEALSSPLSSS, encoded by the coding sequence GTGTTGGTCGAAACGACTGCGGCAAAACTCTATTCGCCAGCGCTTCTGGCTCTTTCAACGGGGCTGGCTGATTATCCGTTCGATGATAGCCTCCAATCGATAAGCGAGGCGCGCTCACGCACTTGCGGCAGTTCGATCAAAATCGGGCTAAGCCGTGACGATGCAGGTCGGATATCAAAAGTTGGAATGCAGGTTGCCGCTTGCGCCGTCGGACAAAGCTCTGCCGCGATATTGGCGCAGCACATCACCGGAAGATCGCTTGATGATTTGGCCGCGGCCTATGCCGCACTCGCAGGGTGGCTTTCGGGTGAAGGAAACCGTCCGGATTGGCCTTTGATTGAGCAGCTCACACCTGCATTGCCGTATCCAGGCAGGCATGATGCAATCTTGTTGCCGTGGAGAGCTGCGGTAGAGGCGCTTTCCAGTCCTCTTTCGAGCAGCTAG
- a CDS encoding CvpA family protein, producing the protein MTLFDVIVLLVVGFAAIGGFMRGLVQEVLSLAAWILAAFAVYYLHDLLTEALRGVYNAEPATPLLAFVLLLLIPYAAMRVIASNAGEASRNSILGPIDRLLGFGFGSVKGVLIVVFAFSIVVLGFDTVWGYKGRPDWITQARTYPAADAFSRQLVQMIAERRSRLQDGADAANAAE; encoded by the coding sequence ATGACTTTGTTTGATGTGATTGTGCTTTTGGTCGTAGGGTTCGCTGCGATTGGCGGTTTTATGCGCGGCCTTGTGCAAGAGGTTCTATCGCTTGCGGCTTGGATTTTGGCGGCCTTTGCCGTTTATTATCTGCACGATCTGCTTACCGAGGCGCTTCGCGGTGTGTATAACGCCGAGCCTGCAACACCTTTATTGGCGTTCGTCTTGCTGCTGTTGATTCCATATGCCGCGATGCGGGTTATCGCGAGCAATGCGGGCGAGGCATCGCGCAATTCGATCCTGGGGCCAATTGATCGTTTGCTCGGTTTCGGGTTCGGTTCTGTAAAAGGCGTGCTGATTGTGGTCTTCGCATTTTCGATCGTCGTGCTCGGTTTTGACACGGTATGGGGCTACAAGGGTCGACCTGACTGGATCACGCAGGCCCGCACATATCCCGCTGCGGATGCATTCTCACGCCAGCTTGTTCAGATGATCGCTGAGCGGAGATCACGTTTGCAAGACGGGGCTGATGCGGCCAACGCGGCGGAGTAA
- the radA gene encoding DNA repair protein RadA, which yields MAKSKKRYVCQSCGAVSPRWQGQCADCSEWNTLVEDAPATVFSQKHDLSRGGRGIEFVPLNRPTELPVRKSTGLAEFDRALGGGLVPGSAVLMGGDPGIGKSTLLLQTAATIARGGNDVVYVSGEEAAGQVRLRASRLGVADAPIRLASETSVRDILTTLGQGEPPALLVIDSIQTMHSDTIEGAPGTVSQVRGCALELIRFAKEHGTALFLVGHVTKDGSIAGPRVLEHMVDVVMSFEGERSHQYRILRALKNRFGAVDEIGVFSMVSEGLEEVSNPSMLFLSGRDQPLAGSSVFPALEGTRPVLVEIQALIVRLQSGATPRRAVVGWDSGRMAMLLAVLESRCGLNFSSAEVYLNIAGGYRLSDPAADLAVAAALVSALADKPLPDKAAWFGEVSLAGEIRPVSHSDLRMKEAAKLGFKKGFGPSDAKTGSAALDYRGLGQLANLVDQVMGSE from the coding sequence ATGGCGAAGAGCAAAAAACGATATGTGTGTCAGTCATGCGGGGCGGTTTCGCCACGGTGGCAAGGCCAGTGTGCAGATTGTTCGGAGTGGAACACTCTGGTTGAGGATGCACCGGCGACGGTTTTTTCTCAAAAGCATGATTTGTCACGGGGCGGGCGCGGCATTGAATTTGTGCCTTTGAACCGGCCCACTGAATTGCCGGTGCGCAAATCAACGGGGCTGGCAGAGTTCGACCGCGCACTGGGCGGCGGTTTGGTGCCAGGCTCGGCCGTGCTGATGGGCGGCGATCCCGGCATCGGGAAATCCACGCTGCTGTTGCAAACCGCCGCAACTATCGCGCGCGGCGGCAATGATGTGGTTTATGTGAGCGGGGAAGAAGCGGCAGGGCAGGTGCGCCTCCGTGCCTCACGATTGGGCGTGGCCGATGCGCCGATCCGGCTTGCATCGGAAACCTCTGTTCGCGATATTCTGACGACGCTGGGGCAGGGCGAACCGCCTGCATTGCTGGTGATCGATTCCATCCAGACAATGCATTCCGACACGATCGAAGGCGCGCCCGGCACAGTCAGCCAGGTGCGCGGATGCGCGCTGGAATTGATCCGGTTTGCCAAAGAACACGGGACCGCTTTGTTTTTGGTCGGACATGTGACGAAAGATGGCAGTATCGCTGGGCCGCGCGTGCTTGAGCATATGGTCGATGTCGTGATGAGTTTCGAAGGCGAGCGCAGCCATCAGTACCGCATTTTGCGGGCGCTCAAGAATCGCTTTGGCGCGGTGGATGAAATTGGTGTCTTCTCGATGGTGAGTGAAGGGCTGGAAGAGGTTTCGAATCCTTCGATGTTATTCCTGTCTGGCCGCGATCAACCTTTGGCCGGCAGTTCGGTATTTCCGGCTTTGGAAGGGACACGTCCGGTTCTCGTTGAGATTCAGGCGTTGATCGTCCGTCTGCAATCTGGGGCGACGCCGCGCCGCGCCGTTGTTGGATGGGATAGCGGACGCATGGCAATGCTGCTTGCGGTGTTGGAATCGCGCTGCGGTCTGAACTTCAGCTCGGCAGAGGTGTATCTCAATATCGCTGGGGGTTACCGATTGTCCGATCCGGCCGCCGACCTTGCGGTTGCGGCGGCTTTGGTTTCTGCGCTTGCGGATAAGCCTTTGCCCGATAAAGCAGCATGGTTCGGAGAGGTCTCTTTGGCTGGCGAAATCCGGCCCGTATCGCATTCTGATTTGCGCATGAAAGAGGCAGCCAAACTCGGCTTTAAAAAAGGCTTTGGCCCTTCTGATGCAAAGACGGGATCGGCGGCGCTCGACTATCGCGGATTGGGACAACTCGCCAATCTCGTTGACCAGGTGATGGGCAGCGAATAG
- a CDS encoding patatin-like protein: MRQKELRLALICYGGVSLAVYMHGVTKEIWHLARASRCFHAPVAGELKGVASVYRDLLKTIERDCGLRLRILPDILTGASAGGINAVFLAQAIQSGQSLEPLTDLWLENADVSELTDPDAEPMWRYAKFWAQPIADWFLKRPGNVVSESVSPETRAEVRHKVSRLVRGRWFNPPFSGDRFSAMLFEALESMAASHLGPSLLPNGHPIDLFVTATDFRGHTEMLRLNSPAIVEETEHRMPIAFRAFVNDEKSNALADPLELVTAARATASFPGAFPPLMIDEIDRLAAENGRHWKSRGSFLSRIMPMHVRDGTVDNVALIDGSVLVNAPFGAALSVLNNRGSQREVDRRFIYIEPRPDRTQSVGDKRDEPVGFFGAILGSLSTIPREQPIRDDLERIEKQSRDAERLQRIVMGLRPEIDRAVEKLFGRTFFLDSPTPKRLASWRAKAQHAAGERAGYTFGAYVQTKFTAIIDRLAELTLSAAPELSLADSVLIAETFRRALENEGLDTLAGDEGGANERAIAFFRAHDVGFRIRRLQLLARRLSRDWEIDPEIPDDALDLARAKIYDILGLYNRADSSAIAMQDFRDFARRALEDPIAVLNFLESSRLLPETDLEAERMLIEALEAVPKSLKRRMLLTYLGFPFYDVATLPLLQNDRLSEYNPVKIDRISPDDARSIREGGTQATLRGIEFYNFGAFFSRAYRENDYVWGRLHGAERMIDLVTSTVESGLPQTTIREFKKAAFLAIIDEEFEVGRCAYSLLTTIRSEITDRFG; the protein is encoded by the coding sequence ATGCGTCAAAAGGAACTCAGGCTTGCTCTCATATGCTACGGCGGGGTTTCTCTCGCGGTGTATATGCACGGCGTCACAAAAGAGATCTGGCATCTTGCCCGCGCAAGCCGCTGCTTTCATGCGCCGGTGGCAGGTGAGCTGAAGGGAGTAGCCAGTGTCTATCGCGACCTGCTCAAGACGATTGAGCGGGATTGCGGCCTACGGCTGCGTATTCTGCCCGACATTCTGACCGGAGCAAGCGCTGGCGGAATTAATGCGGTGTTCCTTGCGCAGGCGATACAATCGGGCCAATCGCTTGAACCATTGACTGACCTATGGCTCGAAAATGCAGACGTCAGCGAGCTCACCGATCCAGACGCCGAACCTATGTGGCGTTACGCAAAATTCTGGGCGCAACCGATTGCAGACTGGTTTTTGAAGCGGCCCGGCAATGTCGTAAGCGAAAGTGTATCGCCTGAAACCCGGGCAGAGGTTCGCCATAAAGTTTCGCGTTTGGTTCGCGGCAGGTGGTTTAATCCGCCGTTCTCAGGCGACCGTTTTTCAGCGATGCTGTTTGAGGCTCTTGAAAGCATGGCCGCCAGCCATCTTGGCCCTTCTCTGCTGCCAAATGGTCATCCGATCGACCTGTTTGTTACCGCAACCGATTTTCGCGGACACACAGAGATGCTGCGCCTGAATTCTCCCGCGATAGTCGAAGAAACCGAGCACCGCATGCCGATCGCTTTTCGTGCGTTTGTGAATGACGAAAAAAGCAATGCACTGGCTGATCCGCTTGAGCTTGTGACAGCGGCAAGAGCCACTGCCAGTTTCCCGGGCGCATTTCCGCCGCTTATGATTGATGAGATAGACCGGCTTGCCGCCGAAAACGGACGGCATTGGAAAAGCCGCGGAAGCTTCCTGTCGCGCATCATGCCCATGCATGTGCGCGATGGCACCGTTGATAACGTCGCGCTGATTGATGGCTCTGTTCTGGTCAACGCTCCGTTTGGTGCTGCGCTGTCGGTGCTTAACAATCGCGGCTCTCAACGCGAAGTCGATCGCCGGTTCATCTATATCGAACCGCGCCCTGATCGCACCCAATCAGTCGGAGACAAAAGGGATGAACCCGTCGGCTTCTTCGGCGCAATCCTTGGTTCACTATCCACCATTCCCCGCGAACAGCCGATCCGTGATGATCTGGAGCGTATCGAGAAACAGTCGCGCGATGCAGAGCGGCTTCAGCGGATTGTTATGGGATTACGCCCAGAGATCGACCGGGCTGTAGAAAAGCTGTTTGGCCGGACCTTTTTTCTGGACAGCCCCACGCCCAAACGGCTCGCATCGTGGCGGGCCAAGGCACAACACGCGGCGGGTGAACGCGCTGGATATACTTTTGGCGCATATGTTCAGACGAAGTTTACAGCGATCATTGATCGCTTGGCAGAGCTGACCCTGTCCGCCGCGCCGGAGCTGAGTCTCGCAGATAGCGTTCTCATTGCTGAAACCTTTCGGCGCGCTTTGGAAAACGAAGGCCTGGACACACTTGCCGGTGATGAAGGCGGCGCCAATGAGCGCGCAATCGCTTTCTTTCGAGCGCACGATGTCGGATTTAGAATCCGGCGATTGCAGCTGCTCGCTCGCCGGCTTTCGCGGGATTGGGAGATTGACCCGGAAATCCCCGACGACGCTCTCGATCTGGCTCGGGCAAAAATCTACGATATTCTGGGACTTTACAATCGGGCTGATAGCAGCGCGATTGCAATGCAGGATTTTCGGGACTTTGCGCGCCGTGCATTAGAAGACCCTATTGCCGTACTCAATTTTCTTGAGTCCTCTCGGCTGCTGCCTGAGACCGATCTTGAAGCGGAGCGGATGTTGATCGAGGCATTGGAAGCAGTGCCAAAAAGCCTGAAGCGCCGGATGCTTCTGACCTATCTTGGCTTTCCGTTCTATGATGTCGCTACATTGCCCTTGCTGCAAAATGACCGGCTGTCGGAATACAATCCGGTCAAAATCGACAGGATCAGCCCGGACGATGCGCGTTCCATCCGCGAAGGCGGCACACAAGCCACCCTGCGCGGGATCGAATTCTACAATTTCGGTGCGTTTTTCAGCCGCGCATATCGCGAAAACGATTACGTATGGGGGCGGCTGCACGGGGCCGAGCGAATGATTGATCTTGTCACTTCAACCGTTGAAAGCGGCCTGCCACAAACAACCATACGCGAATTCAAGAAAGCCGCGTTCCTCGCCATTATTGACGAGGAATTTGAAGTGGGCCGGTGCGCGTACAGCCTGCTAACGACAATTCGAAGCGAGATTACCGATAGGTTCGGTTGA
- a CDS encoding MBL fold metallo-hydrolase → MNRIAAFALVSATLMAAPTSAQRSMDDVEIKTEQVAPGVAVLYGAGGNIGLSFGDDATVLIDDQFAPLSGKIEAAVAGIGATPVKYVVNTHWHGDHTGGNEHFGKTGATIFAHDNVRVRMSTEQTRGTRVTAPSPKEALPVVTYAQGMRFHLNGDTINLMFLGGGHTDGDSVVIWEEKNVIHMGDLYFKIPGYPFIDVASGGDVYNAMRSLDLVIAMIDDETKVIPGHGTMSNKPELIAYRAMIGEAVSRVETLHSEGKSLEETVAAKPLAGFDRGEGFVSADAFVGAIWNSIEG, encoded by the coding sequence ATGAACCGTATTGCCGCTTTCGCACTTGTATCTGCAACCTTGATGGCCGCGCCAACCAGCGCGCAGCGCAGCATGGATGACGTCGAGATCAAGACTGAGCAGGTCGCGCCCGGCGTGGCGGTGTTGTACGGGGCGGGTGGCAACATCGGCCTTAGCTTTGGCGATGACGCAACCGTTTTGATCGATGATCAGTTCGCGCCGCTTTCTGGGAAGATCGAGGCCGCTGTCGCGGGAATTGGCGCAACTCCGGTCAAATATGTCGTCAACACACATTGGCATGGCGATCATACCGGCGGGAACGAACATTTCGGCAAAACAGGTGCGACCATTTTTGCGCATGACAATGTGCGGGTGCGCATGTCGACCGAGCAAACTCGCGGAACGCGCGTTACGGCGCCATCTCCGAAAGAGGCGCTGCCTGTCGTCACCTATGCGCAGGGGATGCGGTTTCATCTGAATGGCGATACGATAAACTTGATGTTTCTTGGCGGCGGCCACACCGACGGTGATAGCGTGGTCATATGGGAGGAAAAGAACGTCATTCACATGGGCGATCTCTACTTCAAAATTCCAGGCTATCCGTTCATCGATGTGGCGTCCGGCGGGGATGTCTACAACGCGATGCGATCGCTTGATCTGGTTATCGCGATGATTGATGATGAAACCAAGGTGATACCGGGCCACGGGACGATGTCGAACAAGCCCGAATTGATTGCCTATCGCGCAATGATTGGTGAAGCTGTGAGCCGGGTAGAGACCCTGCACAGTGAAGGCAAATCACTTGAAGAAACGGTCGCCGCCAAACCGCTGGCTGGTTTTGATCGCGGTGAAGGTTTTGTAAGCGCCGATGCCTTCGTCGGAGCCATCTGGAACAGCATCGAAGGCTGA
- the dnaJ gene encoding molecular chaperone DnaJ has protein sequence MATQTDYYELLQVSRDADGSALKGAYRKVAMKYHPDRNPGDASAEAKFKACNEAYECLKDPQKRAAYDRFGHDAYTQGMNGGGGGPGGFGGGGQGDFADIGDIFETIFGSAFGGGGAGRGRPQQRRGADLRYDMQVTLEEAFEGKSTKIEIEVSQSCDTCSGSGATPGTGERTCNLCNGQGAVRAKQGLFVVERPCPTCSGRGAVIEDPCGDCRGEGRVDRAQELEVDIPPGVDTGTRIRLSGKGEAGQRGAPSGDLYIFIHVKPHTVFEREGTTLATRVPVSFTTAALGGSVDIPDLDGSTNTVEIPVGIQSGKQLRVRGAGMPVLQGRGRGDLVVEIAVETPTKLSRQQKEILEQFRETETGDECPESKGFFSKLKDAFGA, from the coding sequence ATGGCTACCCAAACCGATTATTACGAATTGCTTCAGGTGTCCCGCGATGCCGATGGATCGGCGCTCAAAGGTGCCTATCGCAAAGTGGCGATGAAATATCACCCGGACCGCAATCCGGGTGACGCATCTGCCGAAGCTAAATTCAAGGCCTGCAACGAGGCCTATGAATGCCTCAAAGACCCGCAAAAGCGCGCCGCCTATGATCGTTTCGGCCATGACGCCTATACTCAAGGCATGAATGGCGGAGGCGGCGGTCCCGGCGGATTTGGCGGCGGCGGCCAAGGCGATTTTGCTGACATAGGCGATATATTCGAGACGATTTTCGGCAGCGCATTTGGCGGCGGCGGCGCAGGCCGCGGACGTCCGCAGCAACGCCGCGGCGCAGATTTGCGGTATGATATGCAGGTCACTCTCGAAGAGGCTTTTGAAGGCAAATCGACGAAGATCGAAATCGAAGTCTCGCAAAGCTGCGACACGTGTTCGGGATCAGGTGCGACACCGGGAACGGGCGAGCGCACATGTAACCTGTGTAACGGCCAAGGGGCTGTTCGCGCCAAACAGGGCCTGTTTGTTGTCGAGCGTCCTTGCCCGACATGCAGCGGCCGCGGCGCAGTGATAGAAGACCCCTGCGGCGATTGCCGCGGAGAGGGGCGCGTTGATCGCGCACAAGAACTAGAGGTGGATATACCGCCGGGCGTCGATACGGGAACGCGCATCCGATTGTCAGGTAAAGGCGAAGCGGGACAGCGCGGCGCACCATCCGGCGATCTTTACATCTTCATCCATGTAAAACCACACACAGTATTCGAACGTGAAGGCACCACGTTGGCCACCCGCGTTCCGGTTAGCTTCACGACTGCCGCGCTTGGCGGCAGTGTCGACATTCCCGATCTCGACGGTTCAACCAACACGGTTGAAATTCCGGTTGGCATACAATCTGGCAAGCAGTTGCGCGTGCGCGGCGCGGGCATGCCCGTATTGCAAGGCCGGGGCCGCGGAGATCTGGTGGTGGAGATTGCGGTTGAGACTCCGACGAAGCTAAGCCGGCAGCAAAAAGAGATCCTTGAACAATTCCGTGAAACGGAAACGGGTGATGAATGCCCGGAAAGCAAAGGCTTTTTTTCAAAGCTCAAAGACGCGTTCGGGGCGTAG
- the dnaK gene encoding molecular chaperone DnaK, translating into MGKVIGIDLGTTNSCVSVMDGGKPKVIENSEGARTTPSIVAFTKDGERLIGQPAKRQAVTNPDNTLFAIKRLIGRPFNDPLTKKDMDLVPYEIVKGKNGDAWVKAGGEDYSPSQISAFILQKMKETAESYLGETVDQAVITVPAYFNDAQRQATKDAGQIAGLEVLRIINEPTAAALAYGMDKEDGKTIAVYDLGGGTFDVSVLEIGDGVFEVKSTNGDTFLGGEDFDNAIVEWLAGQFNKKENMDLKTDKLALQRLKEAAEKAKIELSSSATTEVNLPFITARMEGGSSTPLHLVETISRSDLEKMVGDLINRTLEPCKKALADAGVSKDEIDEVILVGGMTRMPKVREVVEKFFEAKPHTGVNPDEVVAMGAAIQAGVLQGDVKDVLLLDVTPLSLGIETLGGVFTRMIDRNTTIPTKKTQTYSTAEDNQQAVTIKVFQGEREMAADNKLLGNFDLVGIPPAPRGVPQVEVTFDIDANGIVSVSAKDKGTGKEQTIKIQASGGLSDSDIDQMVQDAEKFADEDKKRKEAAEARNQADSLVHATEKQLEEHGDKIDADTKSAVEEALAATKTALEGDDAEEINAKAQALTETAMKMGQQIYEQEQANAAPKGGDAAADSAAEEQADEDVVDAEFSEVDEDKKD; encoded by the coding sequence ATGGGTAAAGTAATCGGTATTGACCTCGGCACGACCAACAGCTGTGTCTCAGTAATGGATGGCGGCAAGCCGAAGGTAATTGAAAATTCCGAAGGCGCTCGCACGACGCCTTCGATCGTCGCTTTTACAAAAGACGGCGAACGGTTGATCGGTCAGCCGGCCAAGCGTCAGGCAGTGACCAATCCCGACAACACTCTTTTTGCGATCAAGCGTTTGATTGGTCGCCCGTTCAATGATCCGCTTACCAAAAAAGACATGGATCTTGTTCCGTACGAGATCGTCAAAGGAAAGAACGGCGATGCTTGGGTAAAAGCAGGTGGCGAAGATTACTCGCCCAGCCAAATTTCTGCTTTCATTCTGCAAAAGATGAAGGAAACCGCCGAGAGTTATCTTGGCGAGACCGTTGATCAGGCGGTTATCACCGTTCCGGCATACTTCAACGATGCCCAACGTCAGGCAACCAAAGACGCAGGCCAGATCGCTGGTCTAGAGGTGCTGCGCATCATCAACGAGCCTACGGCGGCTGCACTCGCATACGGCATGGACAAGGAAGACGGTAAAACCATCGCTGTCTATGACCTTGGCGGCGGTACTTTCGATGTCTCCGTACTCGAAATCGGTGACGGCGTGTTTGAAGTGAAATCGACCAACGGTGACACTTTCCTTGGTGGTGAAGATTTCGACAATGCGATTGTCGAATGGCTCGCAGGGCAGTTCAACAAAAAAGAAAACATGGATCTGAAGACCGACAAGCTCGCTCTTCAACGTCTGAAAGAAGCGGCGGAAAAGGCCAAGATTGAGCTTTCAAGCTCGGCGACGACTGAAGTCAACTTGCCGTTTATCACAGCGCGCATGGAAGGTGGCTCGTCCACTCCATTGCACCTGGTTGAAACGATCAGCCGGTCTGACCTCGAAAAAATGGTTGGTGATTTGATCAACCGTACTCTCGAGCCGTGCAAGAAAGCGCTTGCCGATGCGGGCGTTTCAAAGGACGAAATCGACGAAGTGATCCTGGTTGGCGGGATGACCCGTATGCCGAAAGTTCGCGAAGTCGTTGAAAAGTTCTTCGAGGCCAAGCCGCACACGGGCGTGAATCCTGATGAAGTCGTCGCCATGGGCGCGGCAATTCAGGCAGGCGTTCTGCAAGGCGACGTTAAAGACGTTCTGCTGCTTGATGTGACCCCGCTGTCTCTGGGTATTGAAACGCTCGGCGGTGTCTTTACGCGCATGATTGATCGCAACACCACAATCCCGACCAAGAAGACCCAAACCTATTCGACCGCTGAAGACAATCAGCAGGCCGTGACGATTAAGGTATTCCAGGGCGAACGAGAGATGGCGGCCGATAACAAGCTGCTCGGGAATTTTGACCTTGTCGGTATTCCGCCCGCACCGCGCGGGGTTCCGCAAGTCGAAGTGACTTTTGATATCGATGCCAACGGCATTGTCTCGGTTTCGGCCAAAGACAAAGGTACCGGCAAAGAGCAGACAATCAAGATCCAGGCCTCCGGCGGTCTTTCGGACAGCGACATTGATCAAATGGTTCAAGATGCGGAGAAATTCGCAGACGAAGACAAAAAGCGCAAGGAAGCCGCAGAAGCGCGCAACCAAGCAGATAGTCTTGTCCATGCGACCGAAAAACAGCTTGAAGAGCACGGCGACAAGATTGATGCCGACACCAAATCGGCAGTCGAGGAAGCGCTTGCCGCGACCAAGACCGCGCTCGAAGGTGATGACGCCGAAGAGATCAACGCAAAGGCGCAGGCTCTTACCGAAACAGCCATGAAAATGGGCCAGCAAATCTATGAACAGGAGCAGGCCAACGCAGCCCCTAAAGGCGGGGATGCGGCAGCTGATAGCGCTGCGGAAGAGCAGGCCGACGAAGATGTCGTCGATGCCGAGTTCTCTGAGGTAGACGAAGACAAGAAGGACTGA
- a CDS encoding copper chaperone PCu(A)C yields the protein MNMATKSSHAFKTMVIAGALAGTITLTACASEPEAPAEEVAGTIPGMSVSNARMVLGAVKGNPAAVYFDLKYDADRGLSIRRADVTQAGSATLHDYGEYDFKVQMMEALPIPLAKGTEVQFKPGGLHIMAFDPSPDLKPGDKAEITITVSGGGTHVFEAEVLAAGDERAAGTGDGN from the coding sequence ATGAATATGGCAACCAAAAGCAGTCACGCGTTTAAGACGATGGTGATTGCGGGCGCATTGGCCGGTACAATCACGCTTACCGCTTGCGCCAGCGAACCAGAAGCTCCGGCCGAAGAAGTCGCTGGCACAATCCCAGGTATGAGCGTGTCGAACGCGCGCATGGTGCTGGGGGCAGTAAAGGGCAATCCGGCCGCCGTTTATTTCGATTTGAAATACGATGCTGATCGCGGGCTGTCGATCCGGCGTGCCGACGTTACCCAAGCGGGAAGCGCGACATTGCACGATTACGGCGAATACGATTTCAAAGTTCAAATGATGGAGGCCCTTCCGATCCCTCTTGCAAAGGGCACAGAGGTGCAATTCAAACCGGGCGGCCTGCACATCATGGCGTTTGACCCTTCTCCCGATCTTAAGCCCGGCGATAAAGCGGAAATAACAATCACAGTTTCAGGCGGCGGAACGCATGTCTTCGAAGCGGAAGTGTTGGCCGCAGGCGATGAACGAGCCGCTGGAACCGGGGACGGCAACTGA
- a CDS encoding vgr related protein gives MENAKLPACPVGGERHLTPGEVNLARTVFGDAIDYGSVKLKRRKFFPFQPKRITMAPRGHLHFHPQGHAYCDDFADEGLARQGHLIHELTHVWQTQTRGDWYLIFRRHPFCRYGYTLKPGQPFAAYGIEQQAEIVKHAFWLRHGAQVAGVADGDAYKMLVNFDGATL, from the coding sequence TTGGAAAATGCAAAACTGCCGGCCTGTCCGGTTGGCGGAGAGCGTCATTTAACTCCGGGTGAGGTAAATCTTGCCCGGACTGTTTTTGGCGATGCAATCGACTATGGCTCGGTCAAATTAAAACGCCGCAAATTCTTTCCGTTCCAGCCCAAACGGATCACGATGGCTCCGCGTGGCCATTTGCATTTCCATCCACAGGGACATGCCTATTGCGATGATTTTGCGGATGAAGGATTGGCGCGCCAGGGGCATTTGATCCACGAACTCACTCATGTCTGGCAAACGCAAACGCGCGGCGATTGGTACCTGATCTTCAGACGCCATCCATTTTGTCGCTATGGCTACACTCTAAAACCCGGCCAGCCCTTTGCCGCCTATGGTATTGAGCAACAGGCAGAAATCGTGAAACACGCATTTTGGCTTAGACATGGGGCCCAGGTCGCAGGCGTTGCAGATGGGGATGCATACAAAATGCTCGTAAATTTTGATGGCGCGACGCTGTGA
- a CDS encoding crotonase/enoyl-CoA hydratase family protein, which produces MITHTNDNGAHIITMDDGKVNALNKEKLDALVAKLADCAKDQAPVAICGRKGIFSAGFDLKGFAAGPEMATAQLQAGKDAILAILRHPAPIITVCEGHAYPMGAFLMLAADHAIGTEGDFVTGMNESAIGMALPIYPMILGAARLSPHGRKAVATSEMFDPHAAHDVGYFQNVVPAEAVDATLAATLTHMKTLNPGAFNANKTAMNDKLIKDIEASPLPDFG; this is translated from the coding sequence ATGATCACCCACACGAATGATAATGGCGCCCACATCATCACAATGGATGATGGCAAGGTAAACGCTTTGAACAAGGAAAAGCTGGATGCTTTGGTCGCAAAGCTGGCGGATTGCGCAAAGGATCAGGCGCCGGTCGCGATTTGCGGGCGAAAAGGGATTTTCTCAGCCGGTTTCGATTTGAAAGGGTTTGCGGCCGGGCCAGAGATGGCAACTGCACAATTACAGGCTGGCAAAGATGCGATCCTCGCCATTCTGCGGCACCCCGCCCCGATCATCACGGTGTGCGAAGGTCATGCTTACCCGATGGGCGCATTCCTGATGCTTGCGGCAGATCATGCAATCGGAACCGAAGGTGACTTTGTGACCGGCATGAATGAAAGCGCCATCGGGATGGCTTTGCCGATCTATCCCATGATCCTTGGCGCGGCGCGCCTTAGCCCGCATGGCCGCAAGGCTGTGGCAACATCAGAAATGTTTGATCCGCACGCTGCACACGATGTTGGCTACTTTCAGAATGTCGTCCCTGCCGAGGCGGTAGATGCTACTCTGGCAGCGACGCTCACTCACATGAAAACCTTAAATCCGGGCGCGTTCAACGCCAACAAAACGGCGATGAACGATAAACTGATCAAAGATATCGAAGCCAGCCCGCTGCCCGATTTCGGGTAG